TTCACGGCGCGCAGCAGCAGCGCGCACCGCGCCGGCATCCCCTCGCCTCTCACGCGTCGGAGTCGACGGATCCGGCCGTCCCGCTCGTCGCGAGCTCCGCGCCGGCGTGTGCGAGCTCGGCGAGCGCCGCGGTGCTGGAGTCCTCGCCGACTCCCGCGACGAGGTCGGTGAGGATGCGGACGTGCATACCGTGCGCGATGGCATCGAGCGCCGACGCCCGCACGCAGTGATCGGTGGCGATGCCCACCACATCCGCCTCGGTCACCCCGCGCGCCGTGAGGATGGCGCCGACGGTCTCGCCGTCGTCGGAGACGCCCTCGAACATCGAGTAGGCAGGACGGCCCTGGCCCTTCCGCACATGATGGGTGACGGCATCCGTCGTCAGCAGCGGATCGTAGGCGGCGCCTTCGGTGCCTGCGACGCAGTGCACCGGCCACGAGTCCACGTAGTCGGGCTCGGCGGAGAAGTGCCCGCCGTTGTCGCCCTCGGCATCGTGCCAGTCGCGGGAGGCGACGATCACCGCGTACTCGCCCGCCCGGGCGGCGAGCAGTTCGGTGATGCCGGATGCTGCCGCGTCGCCTCCGGCGACCGCGAGCGCCCCGCCCTCGGTGAAGTCGTTCTGCACGTCGACGATGAGAAGTGCTCTGCTCATGCTCCGAGCGTACGCCGCGCGCGCGCATTTGACTTGCCCGCCCAGGTTGTTACCGTGGAGAGGCGGGCCGGTCACGCTCGCAGCGCTGCCGCCGTTCGCGAGCGCGCGCCCGCCTGGTGCTGATGCATCACTGGCAGGCGCGCCACGACTGCGCCTCGTCGTGAGCAGCGCCTGCGCTCCTGCCGGTTCCGTTCGGACGCTCTGCCGTCCGAGCATGCGCGCATCCCTCGACGGCGAGAGGGACGATCCGCGCGTGCCAGCTGACGAAAGGAACCGTATGCCGGCCTGCGCGAGACCCGCCCCTGACCTGCCCTTCTTCTCCCGACCTCTCAAGGCCACGCTGCCCTCCCGTTAGCGCTCTCCTGTCGCCCGCTCGCCGGCATCGATGCCGGCTTCTTCGACAAGAGAGAAAGAGAACGTGGAAAACCTGCAAACACTGGCGGGACCTGTCGTGGTCCTGCTCATGCTGCTGTTCTTCGGCGGCAGCCTGTACATGTCGTTGCGCATCCGCAAGCGCACCGAGAACGCCGACGGCTACATGACCGGCGGCGGACGCATCGGCTTCGGCATCTCGGCGGCATCCATGACCGCCACCTGGATCTGGGCGGCCTCGATGTATGCCTCGGCGACATCCGGCTACACCTACGGCATCTCGGGCCCCATCCACTACGGCCTGTGGGGCGCGCTGATGATCCTGCTGATCTACCCCTTCGGCCGCCGCATCCGCCAGGTCGCGCCCCGCGCGCACACCATCGCCGAGGTGATGTTCGCCCGCCACGGCCGCTCCAGCCAGCTCATGCTCGCCGGGTCCAACGTGCTCGGCAGCATCATCAGCCTGACCTCCAACCTCATCGCCGGCGGCGCGCTCATCTCGATGCTCTCGCCGTTCACGTTCACGCAGGGCATCATCGCCATCGGTGCGGGCGTGCTGCTGTACACGCTATGGTCGGGATTCCGCGCCTCGGTGCTCACCGACTTCGCGCAGGTGTGCGCGATGCTCGGCGCGGTGATCGTGATCATCCCGGTGGTGTTCTTCGCCGCCGGCGGTCCCGGCCTGTTCGAGGCCGGCGCCGCTCACGTGACCCCGCAGCAGGCGGACTTCTTCTCGTCCGACGCGTTCTTCAACCAGGGTGCGCCGTACATCGCCGCGGTGCTCGCCTATGCGATCGGCAACCAGACCATCGCACAGCGCCTGTTCGCCGTGCGCGAGGACCTGATCAAGAAGACGTTCATCACCGCCACCTTCGGCTACGGCGCCACGATCATCGGCATCGGGATGCTCGGGGTCATCGCCCTGTACGCGGGCATCACGCCAGCCGGCGGCGACGTGAACAACCTCATCCCGCAGATGGCCGCGACCTACCTGTCGCCGCTGCTGCTGTGCGTGTTCTTCGTGATGATCATCGGCTCGCTGTCATCCACGGCGGATGCCGACCTGACGGCCCTGTCGTCGATCGTGATGGCCGACATCTACGGCCAGAACATCGCCGGCAAGAAGAAGGCGAACCCGCGCACGATGGTGCTGATCGGCCGCATCACCATGATCGTGGCGATGGTGGCCGGGCTGGGCTTCGCGGGCAGCCAGCTGAACATCCTCGACCTGCTGGTGTTCGTCGGGGCGCTCTGGGGCGCGCTCGTGTTCCCCGTGATCGCGAGCTTCTACTGGAACCGGGTCACCAACCTCGCATTCTCGGTGTCGGTCGTGGTCGCGCTGGCCGCGTTCCTGCCCGTGCGCTTCGAGTGGATCCCGCTGGCGGGCCCGCTCGGCCTGGTCTCGGACGTGCTGGCGACGATCGGCATCGGCGTGGTGCTGGGCCTGATGGCATTCGGGTTCTTCGGCAAGCGCGTCGCGCTGATCGTGGGCACCGTCGCGACGCTGGCAGCCGCGCCGTTCTCGATCGGCTTCCTGCACACCTACCCGGTGCTGTCGGGGTCGCTGGTCGCCTACGCGGTCTCGACGATCGTGTGCGTGGCCCTCACCCTGCCGAGCAGGAAGCCCGACTTCGACTTCGACGTCATCAAGCAGCGCACCGGCGACTTCGACTCGATCGACACCGACGAGCTGAATCTCGAGCTCGCTCAGCTCACCGATGCCGAGAAGCCGCTGCCCGCCGAGAACGAGAGGAACTGACATGGACACGTCGACCATCGCACTGACCGCCTACGTGCTGGTGTGGCCGGTGATCGTGGCGGGAACGCTCACGATCATCGTCCGCGCCTTCGTGAAGGAGGCCAGGAAGGCCAAGGCGGAGGGCCGCTCGATCATCTGATCGGCGCCGCCCGCGACACGGCGAAGGGCCCGGGATGCTGCATCCCGGGCCCTTGTCTGAGCCACCTGTCAGGATCGAACTGACGGCCTTCCCATTACGAGTGGGATGCTCTACCACTGAGCTAAGGTGGCGTGCGCGGTGAACCGCGGCACGATGAACGATCCTACTATGCCGAGGCCGTCACCGCGAAACCGGGCGGCCGCTCTTCAGGCCCGGGCCGCGATCGCGGTGGCATCCGCTCCGGCGGGCAGCTCGCCGAACAGGAACCCGCCGGCCTGCTCGCCGAGCCGGGATGCGACGAACCCGTCCGCCACCGCCGCCGGTGCGTGCTGCACGAGCAGGGCACCCTGCAGTGCGAGGGCCAGTGCGCTGACCAGACCGCGGGCACGACCTTCGGGTGCAGCATCCGACCCCACCGAGCGCACCAGCGCGCGGGTGCAGTCCAAGTGCGCGTCGAGCCGGGCATCCGCGCCACGCGCCTGCGAC
This is a stretch of genomic DNA from Microbacterium sp. YJN-G. It encodes these proteins:
- a CDS encoding sodium:solute symporter family protein; this encodes MLLFFGGSLYMSLRIRKRTENADGYMTGGGRIGFGISAASMTATWIWAASMYASATSGYTYGISGPIHYGLWGALMILLIYPFGRRIRQVAPRAHTIAEVMFARHGRSSQLMLAGSNVLGSIISLTSNLIAGGALISMLSPFTFTQGIIAIGAGVLLYTLWSGFRASVLTDFAQVCAMLGAVIVIIPVVFFAAGGPGLFEAGAAHVTPQQADFFSSDAFFNQGAPYIAAVLAYAIGNQTIAQRLFAVREDLIKKTFITATFGYGATIIGIGMLGVIALYAGITPAGGDVNNLIPQMAATYLSPLLLCVFFVMIIGSLSSTADADLTALSSIVMADIYGQNIAGKKKANPRTMVLIGRITMIVAMVAGLGFAGSQLNILDLLVFVGALWGALVFPVIASFYWNRVTNLAFSVSVVVALAAFLPVRFEWIPLAGPLGLVSDVLATIGIGVVLGLMAFGFFGKRVALIVGTVATLAAAPFSIGFLHTYPVLSGSLVAYAVSTIVCVALTLPSRKPDFDFDVIKQRTGDFDSIDTDELNLELAQLTDAEKPLPAENERN
- a CDS encoding isochorismatase family protein, translated to MSRALLIVDVQNDFTEGGALAVAGGDAAASGITELLAARAGEYAVIVASRDWHDAEGDNGGHFSAEPDYVDSWPVHCVAGTEGAAYDPLLTTDAVTHHVRKGQGRPAYSMFEGVSDDGETVGAILTARGVTEADVVGIATDHCVRASALDAIAHGMHVRILTDLVAGVGEDSSTAALAELAHAGAELATSGTAGSVDSDA
- a CDS encoding putative transporter small subunit produces the protein MDTSTIALTAYVLVWPVIVAGTLTIIVRAFVKEARKAKAEGRSII